The following are encoded in a window of Sminthopsis crassicaudata isolate SCR6 chromosome 3, ASM4859323v1, whole genome shotgun sequence genomic DNA:
- the SPRY2 gene encoding protein sprouty homolog 2 gives METRAQNGSGSQPLLQAPRDSGRQHGEPDLRDALTQQVHVLSLDQIRAIRNTNEYTEGPTVAPRPGVKPAPRSTTQHKNERLHGLTEHRQFNRVQHSQTHSFVRAPLSRSISTVSTGSRSSTRTSTSSNSSEQRLLGSSFSSSGLVADGIIRVQPKSELKPGELKPLSKEDLGLHAYRCEDCGKCKCKECTYPRPLPSDWICDKQCLCSAQNVIDYGTCVCCVKGLFYHCSNDDEDNCADNPCSCSQSHCCTRWSAMGVMSLFLPCLWCYLPAKGCLKLCQGCYDRVNRPGCRCKNSNTVCCRVPSVPPRNFEKPT, from the coding sequence ATGGAGACAAGAGCTCAGAATGGCAGTGGGTCCCAGCCCTTGTTACAGGCTCCCCGTGACAGTGGCAGGCAGCATGGGGAGCCTGACCTGAGAGATGCTCTCACACAGCAGGTTCACGTGTTGTCACTGGACCAGATTAGGGCCATCCGAAACACAAATGAATATACCGAGGGACCTACAGTAGCTCCAAGACCCGGAGTCAAACCTGCCCCTCGATCCACCACTCAACACAAAAATGAAAGACTCCACGGATTAACTGAGCACCGTCAGTTTAACCGGGTCCAGCATTCACAGACACATTCTTTTGTTCGAGCACCTCTGTCTCGATCCATTAGCACTGTGAGTACGGGATCCAGAAGCAGTACAAGGACAAGTACCAGTAGCAATTCCTCCGAACAAAGACTTTTAGGatcatccttttcttcttcagggCTAGTTGCTGATGGGATAATCCGGGTGCAGCCCAAATCTGAGCTCAAACCAGGTGAACTGAAGCCCTTGAGCAAGGAAGACTTGGGTCTGCATGCCTACAGGTGTGAGGATTGTGGGAAGTGTAAGTGTAAGGAGTGCACCTATCCAAGGCCTCTGCCATCAGACTGGATCTGTGACAAACAGTGTCTTTGCTCAGCTCAGAACGTGATTGATTATGGGACTTGTGTATGCTGTGTGAAAGGCCTCTTCTATCACTGCTCCAATGATGATGAGGATAACTGTGCTGACAACCCCTGCTCTTGCAGTCAGTCTCATTGCTGTACTCGGTGGTCTGCCATGGGGGTCATGTCTCTCTTCCTGCCTTGTTTGTGGTGTTATCTTCCAGCCAAGGGTTGCCTTAAGTTGTGCCAGGGGTGTTATGATCGAGTTAATAGGCCTGGGTGCCGCTGTAAAAACTCAAATACAGTTTGCTGCAGGGTTCCCAGTGTCCCACCTAGGAACTTTGAAAAACCAACATAG